From a single Paenibacillus sp. FSL W8-0426 genomic region:
- a CDS encoding uroporphyrinogen-III synthase produces MAQHLAGIRVALTGPRKSREMSLLVEKMGGIPLVRPAQGTVFLDDRSIRDGLVSWISNPPDWAVLTTGMGLDAIFDMAEDMELAGALLDVLAASSIAARGYKTVNALRKRRLSPIVRDDDGSTEGLIREFAAHDLAGKKVMLQLHGETAPKLVSWLEQQGAQVRQVLPYRHVPPEEAELAQLLNEIIANEVDAVAFTSGPQVRFLTEYAASQGKLEQMQEAFRQGVVAASVGKVTANAMREEGIEVRVVPEEEKMGALIVELGRYYAALKVDQA; encoded by the coding sequence ATGGCGCAACATTTGGCAGGCATACGCGTGGCTCTGACGGGACCGCGCAAGTCGAGGGAGATGTCCCTGCTGGTTGAAAAAATGGGCGGAATTCCGCTGGTACGGCCTGCACAGGGAACGGTGTTTCTGGATGACCGGAGCATTCGGGACGGACTGGTCTCCTGGATTTCCAATCCGCCGGACTGGGCGGTGCTGACGACGGGCATGGGGCTCGATGCCATTTTTGATATGGCAGAGGATATGGAGCTTGCCGGAGCGCTGCTTGATGTACTTGCGGCTTCGTCGATTGCGGCGAGAGGATACAAAACGGTGAATGCACTGCGCAAGCGCAGGCTTTCACCCATCGTTCGGGACGATGATGGCAGCACGGAAGGGTTGATCCGCGAGTTTGCTGCCCATGATCTTGCCGGGAAAAAAGTGATGCTGCAGCTCCATGGCGAAACGGCACCGAAACTGGTGAGTTGGCTGGAGCAGCAAGGCGCCCAGGTGCGGCAGGTGCTGCCTTATCGGCATGTGCCGCCGGAAGAAGCGGAGCTGGCGCAGCTGTTGAACGAAATCATCGCGAACGAGGTTGACGCCGTTGCTTTTACAAGCGGCCCGCAGGTGCGTTTTTTGACGGAATACGCAGCTTCGCAAGGCAAGCTGGAACAGATGCAGGAGGCGTTCAGGCAGGGCGTGGTGGCCGCTTCGGTGGGCAAAGTAACGGCAAATGCCATGCGCGAGGAAGGCATCGAGGTTCGCGTTGTCCCCGAGGAAGAAAAGATGGGGGCGCTCATCGTGGAGCTGGGCCGTTATTACGCCGCTTTGAAGGTAGATCAGGCTTAA